A window of the Synechococcales cyanobacterium T60_A2020_003 genome harbors these coding sequences:
- a CDS encoding ABC transporter ATP-binding protein: LDYVELSDRRDDLVKTLSGGMKRRLQIARALLHQPQILFLDEPTVGLDPQTRRRLWEIIKGLNQQGMTILLTTHYMEEVEYLCDRIGIMDSGKLIEIGTLEELRRAHGEGLVMKQNGDRWDYKFFPTLAEADSYLEKQADKTGLMVRPSNLEDIFVELTGRNLD; this comes from the coding sequence CTGGACTATGTGGAATTGAGCGATCGCCGCGATGATCTGGTCAAAACCTTATCGGGTGGTATGAAGCGGCGCTTGCAAATTGCGCGGGCACTCCTGCATCAGCCGCAAATTTTATTTCTCGATGAACCCACGGTCGGCCTTGACCCCCAAACCCGTCGCCGCCTTTGGGAAATTATTAAGGGATTGAATCAGCAGGGCATGACGATTCTGCTCACGACGCACTACATGGAAGAAGTGGAGTACCTGTGCGATCGCATTGGCATTATGGACAGTGGCAAGCTGATTGAAATCGGTACGCTAGAAGAACTCCGCCGCGCCCACGGGGAAGGGCTGGTGATGAAACAAAATGGCGATCGCTGGGACTATAAGTTCTTCCCGACCCTGGCAGAAGCGGATTCTTACTTGGAAAAGCAAGCCGATAAAACCGGACTGATGGTACGTCCGTCAAATTTGGAAGATATCTTTGTAGAATTAACGGGACGAAATCTCGATTAG